GCAAAGCTGCCCAGCAGCAGCGAAGGATGGACGCGTTTTCTTTCCGCCACGCGCAGCAGGAAGTAAAGAAGCAGAACGATTCCGGAAACAAAATGGAGCCCGTTTGAAGCGAGAAACGACAGGTTGCCCAGGGAGAGAAGGACCGCGGTGACGACAAGGCAGAGATAAATTCTGAAGACGCCGCGGATCAGGGGGGCTGACCACGCCATCAATCCCCTCCGTCCGACCGCCTGTAATAGCGCGTGTACGTATGATAGTAATGCTTGGAGTAGCCGCCTAGGCGCTCCTTGTCCATGTCCACCTGATTCAGAACGACCCCGATGATCTTGATGCCGGACTTGTCGAGCTGCGGCATGGTCTTTTTGATCAGGTCGGAAGGCGTTTTTCCTGCCGCCACGACCAGGATGACATGTCCGATGAGATTGCCGATGACGTAGGTGTCTCCGATGCCCGTAAGCGGCGGGCAGTCGATGATGATGCGGTCGAATCTTTTGCGGGCCTCCTCCAGAAACTGCTTCATGCGTTCCGAGCCGAGAATTTCGGAAGGATTCGGCGAGATCGGGCCGCTGGGAATAATGGTCAGATTTTCGACGAAAGACTGCTTCGTCACCGACTCGAAGGAAACACTGCTCGTCAGATAGTTGGAAAGCCCGGTGGCATTGTCGAGGCGGAAGCTGCGGTGCACGACCGGCCGCCTCAAGTCCGCGTCGACGAGCAGCGTCTTGTTGCCGTCCAGCGCGAGAGACGCCGCGATGTTGTGGTTGACGAAGGACTTTCCTTCGTGCGGCAGGCAGCTCGTGAGGACGAGGTTTTTCAGAGATTCCGGCGGCGCGGAAAAGTTGATGGCCACGCGGAGATACCGGAAGGATTCCGTGATTTCCGCATGCTTTTCATGGTAAACGACGATCGATTTCTCATCGTAAAGCAGCTGCTTGCCTTTCAACAGCGGAACCGGCCCCAAAAAGGGCAGCATGACGCCCTTGCGCTCCAGGTCTTCGAGCGCATGGATGGTATCGTCGAAATAATCCAGAAGGAAGATCAGCAGGAAGCTCAGGAAAAGTTCTCCGACCGCCACGATCAGAATCATTTTCACCCGGTCCGGGCCGATGGGCGCCACCGGAGGAGACGCCTCTTCGATGACGCGGCCGTGGCTGGTCTGGAGGGTTCCCTGGGCGCGGGCCTTCAAGCCTTCGATGATTCTCTTCTTCTCGGCATCGATGCTTTCTTCCAGGAATTTCAGCGTGGAACGCGCCTTGATGATCTTGGGGTGCTTCTCGCGGTATTGCTTGAGCAGCAATTTCAATTCCGATTCCAGCGCGCTCTTTCTTTCCTTGAGCCCGCGGATGGTCGGGTCGGTCTGGATGGTGGGAAGGCTCTCGATCAGTTCTTCCCTGTTGAGCTGGCGCACATTGCCGAAGGGATCTTCGATGGAAATAACGTCCGAATCCGCCCCTCCCTGCTGGGGAAGCCAGGCCAGCAGCTCCTTGGAATAATAAAGGGAGTCTTCGAAGTTTTTCCGGATGTAGGCGCGCGCCACAGCGTTGGCGACGTTGGCCGAAAGACGGGCTTCGGCGGTAATCACCTGGATGTTGAAAAGGCGGCTTTGCTTGATGCGGCTGACTGTCAGCATGCCGCGGATTTTGGCCACAATGGCGTCTTCGTCGTCGTTTTCGAAATAATGAGTGAGCTTCAGATCATTGATGACCTGGCGCAGGACGGTCGGCCCGGTGAGGATCTCGAGCTGAGTCTTGTAGTAATCTTCGGACCAGCTCTCGGCGGACATGTCCTTATCGACGCTCTCGTCCATGGCCGGATTGGGCGGGCGCTCGATAATGATCTGGGCCGCGGCAAGATATTTGTCGGGAATCTTGGCGACATAGATCGTCGTGAGCGTGACCGTGATCAGGAAGAACGTGATCACGATGTAAAAGTATTTTTTGAACAGGTAAAAGTAATATTTATAATCGAACGGCTTTTCCAGATCGTCTGGATAACCGCCGTACGTTCCGGGCACCCGGATGTAATTGCTCATATCAAACCGACCATCCGTTAAAATCTGCTTTCACTGACATTGATGATGTCGTTGGCTTTGATTTCTATATCGGCAGAATTGCCGCTGATGATCTCCTCGGCATTCGCATCCAGCGTTTCGCCCGTGCTTTTCCGCACGATCTTGATCTTCTTGATGTTGGCGATGTCGGAAAATCCGCCTGCCAGAGAGATTGCCTTGAGCAGCGTCAGCTTCTTGGATCCGGGAGGAAATTCATACGTCCCCGGCTTGAGAACCTGCCCCAGCACCACGAAAGAGCTCGCCTGGTAGGCCAGCACTTCGATGACGACTTGAGGATTCACGATATATTCGTTGTTCAGGAGGTCCGCGATCGCATTTTCCGCGTCCGGCACTTTTTTTCCCGCCACGCCGATTTTCCCCAGGAGCGGCAGCGTGATGTTGCCTTCGCTGCTGATTTCGGCCGTTCCGCCTTTGAGGTATTCGTCTTCCGGATAAATTTTGATGTTCAATTTGTCGCCCGGCTGCAGGATGTAAGACTCGTCCACTTTGGCCCCCTCGTCGTCGGCCGCGCCGGCGGAGGAAACGGCCAAAAAAAGAAGCACGGCCATGCTCAGCCCGATCCGTCCCCAGAATCTCGTTTTCATAAATACTCCTAAAAGGTCATATTGACGCCCGTCATCAGCGTGTGGGCTACATAGGTATCGGCGGTTTCGTCGCCTGTCCGGAAAGCAAAAGTATACCGGAGGCGGTACTGGATCCATTTCGCGATCATGTAATTGAAGGTCAGCGAGATCGGAAAGGAAAGCTGACGCGTCTCATTGTCCTCGTCCCCCGTCTTGGATACCTTGTTGCGGAAATGGGAAAATCCCACGTCTGCGATGGCCGTCAGCTTGCGGTTCAGCCGGGTGTTCAAGGAGATGCTGATGTTGTCGTGAGTGAAATGCTCATCGGATTTCGTCGCGGTCACGCTCTCTTCGTTCGGCGAATTCGAAGTGCTGTTCTGGATCGACCGGATCGCCTGGAACGTGAGCTGGCTCTTGGGCGTCAGCTGCAGGATGTACCCCGTCCCGAGCTTGATCGTGTTGATGGCCGCCGTGTCCAGGGAGCGCGGCGTCTGATGGCTGAAAGCGAAATCAAAGCTGATGGAAGATTTCCGTGTCACCCGCCCGAAATACCCCATATGCACTTCATGGCTGTTGGAATCGCCCGTCTTGCTGCGGATGCGGCTCGCCCCGAAACTGTAGCCGAGCGCCACACGGCTTTTCGGCGTGAAATTCCAAAACGCGCTCGGCGACATGAGCACGTCCCACTGGGAGTCCTGATCGGAGGCTTCACTCGTAAAAAGGCGTTTCGTGGCATTAAATTCCGTGTTCACGGAAAGCTTCCTGGAAACCACGTAATTGAACGCGGTGTCCTGATTGGAATCCCAGCGGACTTTCTTTCCGTCGATTTCGATGGTCTTGCTGCTGTGCCGGGCGAGTCTGGAGTTGACCGAATGCGTTATTTTTTTGAAATACTTCCGGCGGTAGCGGATCCTTTCCTCGACCTGCAGAAAATCGCTGATGGGGAAATTCATGTTCCACTGCTTGCCGACGCGCGCTTCCGAACGGAGATCGGTCTTTTTCCCGCCGAGATCCACTTCGGCGAAGCCGA
The sequence above is a segment of the Verrucomicrobiia bacterium genome. Coding sequences within it:
- a CDS encoding polysaccharide biosynthesis tyrosine autokinase, with product MSNYIRVPGTYGGYPDDLEKPFDYKYYFYLFKKYFYIVITFFLITVTLTTIYVAKIPDKYLAAAQIIIERPPNPAMDESVDKDMSAESWSEDYYKTQLEILTGPTVLRQVINDLKLTHYFENDDEDAIVAKIRGMLTVSRIKQSRLFNIQVITAEARLSANVANAVARAYIRKNFEDSLYYSKELLAWLPQQGGADSDVISIEDPFGNVRQLNREELIESLPTIQTDPTIRGLKERKSALESELKLLLKQYREKHPKIIKARSTLKFLEESIDAEKKRIIEGLKARAQGTLQTSHGRVIEEASPPVAPIGPDRVKMILIVAVGELFLSFLLIFLLDYFDDTIHALEDLERKGVMLPFLGPVPLLKGKQLLYDEKSIVVYHEKHAEITESFRYLRVAINFSAPPESLKNLVLTSCLPHEGKSFVNHNIAASLALDGNKTLLVDADLRRPVVHRSFRLDNATGLSNYLTSSVSFESVTKQSFVENLTIIPSGPISPNPSEILGSERMKQFLEEARKRFDRIIIDCPPLTGIGDTYVIGNLIGHVILVVAAGKTPSDLIKKTMPQLDKSGIKIIGVVLNQVDMDKERLGGYSKHYYHTYTRYYRRSDGGD
- a CDS encoding polysaccharide biosynthesis/export family protein — protein: MKTRFWGRIGLSMAVLLFLAVSSAGAADDEGAKVDESYILQPGDKLNIKIYPEDEYLKGGTAEISSEGNITLPLLGKIGVAGKKVPDAENAIADLLNNEYIVNPQVVIEVLAYQASSFVVLGQVLKPGTYEFPPGSKKLTLLKAISLAGGFSDIANIKKIKIVRKSTGETLDANAEEIISGNSADIEIKANDIINVSESRF